A single Tenacibaculum sp. 190524A02b DNA region contains:
- a CDS encoding pseudouridine synthase — MNSKNSSRGRQAGRNSNPRNQDKFKKDFRKPKPSTSKKTENTGVRLNKFIANSGICSRREADTYIEHGSVTVNGKLVTEMGYKVQPTDEVRFDGTTISMEQKRYVLMNKPKNYITTMEDDRGRRTVMDLIQNATKERIYPVGRLDRNTTGLLLFTNDGELAKKLTHPKHNVRKLYHASLDKKLTLADLEKLRGDVIIEGRKVFIDAVSYVEGEKKTEVGIEIHSGRNRIVRKIFEHFGYHVIKLDRVIFAGLTKRNLPRGRWRELTQQEIGSLHML; from the coding sequence ATGAATTCAAAAAACTCGTCGAGAGGACGACAAGCTGGGCGTAACAGCAATCCTCGTAATCAAGATAAATTTAAAAAAGATTTTAGAAAACCTAAACCTTCTACTTCTAAAAAAACAGAAAATACCGGAGTACGTTTAAATAAGTTTATTGCCAATTCAGGAATTTGTTCACGAAGAGAAGCGGATACCTATATTGAACACGGAAGTGTTACTGTTAATGGGAAGCTAGTTACTGAAATGGGGTATAAAGTGCAACCTACAGATGAGGTTCGTTTTGATGGAACTACTATTTCTATGGAGCAAAAGCGTTATGTTCTAATGAATAAACCAAAGAACTATATCACCACTATGGAGGATGATAGGGGAAGAAGAACGGTAATGGATTTGATACAAAATGCTACTAAAGAACGTATTTACCCAGTAGGTAGGTTGGACAGAAATACTACAGGTTTATTACTGTTTACAAATGATGGAGAGTTAGCTAAAAAATTGACACATCCTAAACATAATGTACGTAAACTATATCATGCTTCTTTAGATAAAAAACTAACATTAGCAGATTTAGAGAAGTTGAGAGGAGATGTAATCATTGAAGGAAGAAAGGTGTTTATAGATGCAGTATCTTATGTAGAAGGAGAAAAGAAGACAGAAGTAGGTATTGAGATACATTCAGGTAGAAACAGAATAGTACGTAAAATATTTGAACATTTTGGGTATCACGTAATAAAATTAGACCGTGTAATTTTTGCAGGACTTACCAAAAGAAATTTACCAAGAGGTAGATGGCGTGAGTTAACGCAGCAAGAAATTGGTAGTTTACATATGTTATAA
- a CDS encoding geranylgeranylglycerol-phosphate geranylgeranyltransferase: protein MSAPKANTLFFKIFSLLSVVRGYNILVLIAAQYLAAIFIFSEKRSLKYVMSDWHLLYLVLATVCVVAGGYIINNFYDVKADRINRPIKAGLDSYVKQDTKLSLYFFLNFIGFCFGLLVSWRAAFFFAVYIFGIWFYSHKLKKYPLIGLVSVTVLTILPFFTIFVHYKNFSKVIFIHAMFLFLVIMVREIIKDLENIQGAIANNYTTFPVKYGEVTAKKTILLLLVLTLVPVVLLFNYPAIAYMKYYFYLAAVVLIFVGFYIFKATHRSQYRFLHNVLKMLLLIGVFSLIFIDKTLILDKVVNVLD, encoded by the coding sequence ATGAGTGCACCAAAAGCAAACACTCTTTTTTTTAAAATATTTAGTCTCTTATCGGTAGTCAGAGGATATAACATATTAGTATTAATAGCAGCCCAGTATTTGGCTGCTATTTTTATTTTCTCAGAAAAAAGATCGCTTAAATATGTAATGTCTGATTGGCATTTATTATATCTAGTATTAGCAACTGTTTGTGTAGTAGCTGGGGGATATATTATAAACAATTTTTATGATGTTAAAGCTGATAGGATTAATAGACCTATAAAAGCAGGGCTTGATTCCTATGTAAAACAGGATACAAAATTGTCTTTATATTTTTTTTTAAACTTTATAGGGTTTTGTTTCGGTTTGTTGGTGTCTTGGAGAGCTGCATTTTTTTTTGCCGTCTATATTTTTGGAATATGGTTTTATTCACATAAATTAAAAAAATATCCTTTAATAGGGCTGGTTAGTGTAACTGTATTAACCATTCTTCCATTTTTTACCATTTTTGTGCATTATAAGAACTTCTCAAAAGTTATATTTATACATGCCATGTTTCTTTTTCTAGTGATAATGGTAAGAGAAATAATTAAAGATTTAGAAAATATTCAAGGAGCTATAGCAAATAATTATACTACTTTTCCAGTCAAGTATGGAGAAGTTACGGCTAAAAAAACTATTTTATTACTATTAGTACTAACATTAGTACCCGTAGTATTATTATTTAATTATCCAGCTATTGCTTATATGAAATACTATTTTTACCTAGCAGCAGTAGTGTTAATTTTTGTAGGGTTTTATATTTTTAAAGCTACCCATAGAAGTCAATATCGTTTTTTACATAATGTTTTGAAAATGTTATTATTAATAGGAGTGTTTAGTTTGATTTTTATTGATAAAACCTTAATTTTAGATAAGGTTGTTAATGTTTTAGATTAA
- a CDS encoding mevalonate kinase has protein sequence MKGPLFYAKILLFGEYGIIKDSKGLAIPFNSYKGALKSAKSLTGEAKKSNESLIKFYNYLKNLDTNIVSFDFENLEEDIKNGMYFDSSIPQGYGVGSSGALVASVYDKYAKDKITVLENLTRDKLLQLKEIFSLMESFFHGKSSGLDPLNSYLSLPILINSKENIEATGIPSQKEGKGAVFLLDSEQIGETEPMVSIFMNKMKNEGFRKMISEEFSTHTDACIEDFLQGNIKSLFGNVKKLSKVVLTNFKPMIPKAFHKVWEKGIQTNDYYLKLCGSGGGGYILGFTEDYEKAKQSLKDYKLELVYRF, from the coding sequence ATGAAAGGACCTTTATTTTATGCTAAGATTTTACTCTTTGGAGAGTATGGAATTATTAAAGACTCGAAAGGGTTGGCAATTCCTTTTAACTCATACAAAGGAGCTTTGAAATCTGCAAAAAGTTTAACAGGAGAAGCTAAAAAGTCAAACGAAAGTTTGATTAAGTTTTATAATTATTTAAAAAACTTAGATACAAACATTGTTTCATTTGATTTTGAAAATCTTGAAGAAGATATTAAAAATGGAATGTATTTTGACTCTTCTATACCACAAGGTTATGGAGTTGGAAGCTCTGGAGCATTAGTAGCTTCTGTTTATGATAAGTATGCAAAAGATAAAATAACGGTTTTAGAAAACTTAACTAGAGATAAACTTTTACAATTAAAAGAGATTTTTTCTCTGATGGAATCTTTCTTTCATGGGAAAAGTTCTGGATTAGATCCATTAAACTCTTACTTAAGTTTACCAATTTTAATTAATTCCAAAGAAAATATAGAAGCAACAGGAATACCTTCACAGAAAGAAGGTAAAGGAGCTGTGTTTTTATTAGACTCTGAGCAAATAGGAGAAACTGAACCTATGGTTAGCATTTTTATGAATAAAATGAAAAACGAAGGTTTTAGAAAAATGATTAGCGAGGAATTTTCAACTCATACGGATGCATGTATTGAAGACTTTTTACAAGGAAACATTAAATCGTTATTCGGAAATGTAAAAAAGTTATCAAAGGTAGTTTTAACCAATTTTAAGCCAATGATTCCTAAAGCTTTTCATAAAGTATGGGAAAAAGGTATTCAAACCAATGATTATTATTTAAAATTATGTGGTTCTGGAGGCGGAGGCTATATTTTAGGTTTCACAGAAGATTATGAAAAGGCTAAACAGAGTTTGAAGGATTATAAATTAGAGTTAGTGTATCGTTTTTAA
- a CDS encoding diphosphomevalonate decarboxylase: MNTSDFIYEGSLNKVEKALFKWKTPSNIALVKYWGKSEPQLPKNASISFTLDNCYTQTSIEFIKIPMVEKPVFELFFEGEKKESFKPKIAKFFDRVKEYCPYVFEYEMIIRSENSFPHSSGIASSASGMAAIAMCLVSLEQKLNPELTEDYIVKKASFLARLGSGSASRSIEGPMVIWGKHEEIEGSSDLFGVKFPYKIHPIFDNYQDTILLVDKGEKQVSSTVGHNLMHDHPYAKERFKQANENLSKLSIILQEGNIKEFVNLVESEALTLHAMMLTSNPYFILMKPNTLEIIHKIWEYRKKTGSNVCFTLDAGANVHVLYPESEKQQVEVFLKEELVRFCQKNQYICDNTGIGAQPF; this comes from the coding sequence TTGAATACATCAGACTTTATATATGAAGGTAGTTTGAATAAAGTTGAAAAGGCTTTATTTAAATGGAAAACACCAAGCAATATAGCATTGGTTAAATATTGGGGTAAAAGTGAACCTCAATTGCCCAAAAATGCCTCTATAAGCTTTACATTAGATAATTGTTATACACAAACTTCTATAGAGTTTATAAAAATACCAATGGTAGAGAAACCAGTTTTTGAACTTTTTTTTGAAGGTGAAAAAAAGGAAAGTTTTAAACCTAAAATAGCAAAGTTTTTTGATAGAGTTAAAGAGTATTGCCCATATGTTTTTGAATATGAAATGATAATTCGATCTGAAAACTCATTCCCACACAGTAGTGGAATTGCGTCTTCAGCAAGTGGTATGGCTGCAATAGCAATGTGTTTGGTGAGTTTAGAGCAAAAATTGAATCCTGAACTAACAGAAGATTATATAGTTAAAAAAGCTTCTTTTCTAGCGCGGTTAGGCTCAGGTAGTGCAAGTAGAAGTATAGAAGGACCAATGGTTATATGGGGAAAGCATGAAGAGATTGAAGGAAGTTCTGATTTATTTGGAGTTAAGTTTCCATACAAAATTCACCCAATTTTTGATAACTATCAAGATACTATTTTATTAGTAGATAAAGGAGAAAAGCAAGTGTCTAGCACGGTAGGGCATAATTTAATGCATGACCATCCATACGCTAAAGAGCGTTTTAAGCAAGCTAATGAGAATTTAAGTAAACTATCTATAATACTTCAAGAAGGGAATATAAAAGAGTTTGTGAATTTAGTAGAAAGTGAAGCTTTAACGTTACATGCTATGATGCTTACAAGTAATCCTTATTTTATATTAATGAAGCCAAACACATTAGAAATAATTCATAAAATTTGGGAGTATAGAAAGAAAACAGGAAGTAATGTTTGTTTTACTTTAGATGCTGGGGCTAATGTACATGTCTTGTATCCAGAGTCTGAAAAACAGCAGGTTGAGGTTTTCTTAAAGGAAGAGTTAGTAAGATTTTGCCAAAAAAATCAGTATATTTGTGATAATACAGGTATAGGTGCACAACCTTTTTAA
- a CDS encoding SusD/RagB family nutrient-binding outer membrane lipoprotein → MNVFKNISKGIVLGMFLVIGASCTEDFDKTNTDTKSPEEVEPRFLLPTAQSFLMNHYVNHSVNSNVMFVQSQHFSQTSFSNESNFNFRDGLLNSYVGNYYNSIFQAIKIEEYIAKRTEAEISKEERAAWSLIVTTLKAFGMQHVTDANGPAIYREAFDIVGKKTPAYESQEDVYKGLMQELYTVSSNVDTSVSLGLGAQDIIYKGDLSKWQKFANSILLRYAMRVSDVAPDLSKDYFNKAVNENGGVFASNADNALFQYIGTPNGSRLYESILTGWGIPVAPSNTIYDLQQANQDPRINIYWSSQPWGSSGGIVYGNTGRWWDFSHINAAYAGYKTIEASSYWAKNHYTGKQDAPGVYIDYAEVEFFLAEAAVRGGYAVSGSAKEHYDKAVEASIRFQAGIVDWAAADIDNAVSTYLALPSTNLDNATNKLAKIGEEKWVALFMQSPEAWAEARRLDSPTFNVPAGKTAADIPTRLIFSGREKIINGANVEKAKAMLKGGADTYTTKLWWDVN, encoded by the coding sequence ATGAACGTGTTTAAAAATATATCAAAAGGTATTGTATTAGGAATGTTCTTAGTTATAGGGGCTTCTTGTACTGAAGATTTTGACAAAACAAATACGGATACTAAAAGTCCGGAGGAAGTAGAGCCTAGGTTTTTATTGCCAACTGCTCAGTCATTTTTAATGAATCATTATGTAAATCATAGTGTAAATAGTAATGTAATGTTTGTGCAATCACAACATTTCTCTCAAACATCTTTTAGCAATGAAAGTAATTTTAATTTTAGGGATGGGTTGTTGAATTCATACGTAGGTAATTATTATAATTCTATTTTTCAAGCTATAAAAATTGAAGAATATATTGCAAAAAGAACCGAAGCTGAAATTAGTAAAGAAGAAAGAGCCGCATGGAGTTTAATAGTTACTACATTGAAGGCTTTTGGTATGCAACATGTTACTGATGCAAATGGACCAGCTATTTATAGAGAGGCGTTTGATATTGTAGGGAAGAAAACTCCAGCATATGAGTCTCAAGAAGATGTTTACAAGGGATTAATGCAAGAATTATATACAGTATCTTCTAATGTTGATACTAGTGTTAGTTTAGGATTAGGAGCTCAAGATATCATCTATAAAGGAGATTTATCAAAGTGGCAAAAGTTTGCAAATTCAATTTTATTACGTTATGCAATGCGTGTTTCTGATGTTGCCCCAGATTTGTCTAAAGACTATTTTAATAAGGCTGTAAATGAAAATGGTGGAGTATTTGCTTCTAATGCTGATAACGCTCTTTTTCAATACATAGGAACGCCAAATGGAAGTAGGCTTTATGAAAGTATTTTAACAGGTTGGGGTATACCAGTAGCGCCTAGTAATACTATTTATGATTTACAACAAGCAAATCAAGATCCTAGAATTAATATTTATTGGTCATCTCAACCTTGGGGTAGTTCTGGAGGTATAGTGTATGGAAATACAGGTAGATGGTGGGATTTTTCACATATCAATGCTGCTTATGCAGGATATAAAACAATCGAGGCTTCAAGTTATTGGGCTAAAAACCATTATACAGGGAAACAAGATGCCCCTGGGGTATATATTGATTATGCTGAAGTTGAGTTTTTCTTAGCTGAAGCAGCTGTAAGAGGTGGATATGCGGTGTCTGGATCAGCAAAAGAGCATTACGATAAAGCAGTAGAAGCTTCAATTAGATTTCAAGCAGGAATTGTTGATTGGGCAGCAGCTGATATTGATAATGCAGTTTCAACTTATTTAGCTTTACCTAGTACTAATTTAGATAATGCAACTAATAAATTAGCTAAAATTGGTGAAGAAAAATGGGTAGCATTATTTATGCAATCACCAGAAGCTTGGGCTGAAGCAAGACGTTTAGATTCACCTACATTTAATGTGCCAGCAGGAAAAACTGCAGCTGATATACCAACTAGATTAATTTTCTCAGGAAGAGAAAAAATTATCAATGGTGCTAACGTAGAAAAAGCTAAGGCAATGCTTAAAGGAGGCGCAGATACGTATACTACTAAATTATGGTGGGACGTTAACTAA
- a CDS encoding SusC/RagA family TonB-linked outer membrane protein — translation MRIKLLWLFFLVAQVTFAQEKIISGVVSDESGPLPGVSVIIKGTVKGAETDFDGNYSVKAKTGDVLVYSFVGKETVEQVVGSASVINVTLTDSSDVLQEVVVTALGISRDKKSLGYAVTKVDGDALNTVKTTNVTSSLSGRVAGVNITSSGNLGGSTNIIIRGGASITGSNQALYVVDGVPISNGNANSGETARGASGYDFGNFASDINPDDIENVSILKGASATALYGERGANGVILITTKKGTSKNRLGVTVSSSVTFDQINRSTLPNYQDQYGGGNKTTFDEVTIDGNTYKVVQYDVDESWGPKFDPNEQVLHWDAFDAADSSTYLKTRPWTVAKNGPEAFFRTGVLKVNNVALEGAGEKGNFRLSYTNTDQEGTIPNSTLERNVVAFNGGLNLSDKLSASVGVQYINTYAKNRPGLGYDWQNSLSFMAHAGMWMQTNVDYDRLKNYTNMDGTMRTWNRSSATNGNPRYWENPYWTVYKNYPEDTRNRLIANAVVNYEFNDWLSAMGRATIDHYDFNIETRIANGSFAQSRYTKSLRLGTEKNFDLMLNADKDITDDFNIKGMIGIGKRQNSTKGLSGGTRNGLVIDDIYFLNNTGSLERTLGDWESLIETQSVYSTLSLGYKKMLYLEFSGRNDWTSSLPSSTRSFFYPSVSTSFIFSELLSSNVISFGKLRANWAQVGRGTGFARYTNTMANIGNFGNVVRYGTRGTSANPNLVAENLESYEIGLEMQLFQNRIGFDVSYYNKKSKNLVVDGTVSSATGFFRQTDNIGELENEGFEVAINATPVKTENFTWNTGINWATNTSLVNALAPGIDSHTLNSNHVDVVSRVGQPYPILVGTDFVRDANGNKVVDADGYYKQTEDNAVIGNVNPKWRAGFSNTFTYKNFSLSTLIDTKIGGDVFSLTHRWGRHTGILAETVGVNDLGNDIRLPIADGGGIIVDGVKEDGTPNDIRVETKDAFNDSHNPEAASVFDASYVKLREVALSYNFPTQLTDKLNISTLSISLIGRNLAILHRNVDHIDPESTYSVGNVQGLDIGTLPTTRSYGVNVKLGF, via the coding sequence ATGAGAATAAAGTTATTATGGTTGTTTTTTCTTGTAGCGCAAGTGACATTTGCGCAAGAAAAAATAATTTCTGGAGTTGTATCCGATGAGTCAGGACCACTCCCAGGAGTTAGTGTAATTATCAAAGGAACTGTTAAGGGAGCTGAAACAGACTTTGATGGAAATTATAGTGTAAAAGCTAAAACAGGAGATGTACTAGTTTATAGCTTCGTGGGTAAAGAGACAGTTGAACAAGTAGTAGGTTCAGCAAGTGTAATTAATGTAACACTAACAGACTCTTCAGATGTCTTACAAGAAGTAGTTGTAACAGCATTAGGTATTTCTAGAGATAAGAAGTCATTAGGTTATGCAGTAACAAAAGTTGATGGAGATGCTTTGAATACAGTTAAGACTACAAATGTTACAAGTAGTCTTAGTGGTAGAGTAGCTGGGGTTAACATTACTTCATCTGGAAACTTAGGTGGTTCTACAAATATTATTATTCGTGGAGGAGCTTCTATTACAGGAAGTAATCAAGCACTTTATGTAGTAGATGGTGTGCCTATTTCTAATGGAAATGCAAACTCAGGAGAAACTGCTAGAGGAGCAAGTGGATATGATTTTGGGAATTTCGCTTCAGATATTAACCCAGATGATATAGAGAACGTATCTATATTAAAAGGTGCTAGTGCAACAGCACTTTACGGTGAAAGAGGAGCGAATGGAGTTATTTTAATAACTACTAAAAAAGGTACTTCAAAAAATAGATTAGGGGTTACGGTTTCTTCTTCGGTTACATTTGATCAAATAAATAGATCAACGTTGCCTAATTATCAAGATCAATATGGGGGTGGAAATAAAACAACTTTTGATGAAGTTACTATAGATGGAAATACATATAAGGTTGTACAGTACGATGTAGATGAGAGTTGGGGACCAAAATTCGACCCTAATGAGCAAGTATTACATTGGGATGCTTTTGATGCTGCAGATAGTTCAACTTATTTGAAAACAAGACCATGGACAGTAGCTAAGAATGGCCCAGAAGCTTTTTTTAGAACAGGTGTTTTAAAAGTAAATAATGTAGCTTTAGAAGGAGCAGGAGAAAAAGGGAACTTTAGACTTTCTTATACGAATACAGATCAAGAGGGTACGATTCCAAACTCTACTTTAGAAAGAAATGTTGTAGCCTTTAATGGAGGTTTAAACCTAAGTGATAAATTATCTGCTTCGGTTGGGGTACAGTATATTAATACTTATGCAAAGAACCGTCCAGGTTTAGGGTATGATTGGCAAAATTCGTTGTCATTTATGGCGCATGCAGGAATGTGGATGCAAACAAATGTAGATTATGATCGTTTAAAAAATTATACGAATATGGATGGTACTATGAGAACATGGAATAGATCATCTGCTACTAATGGAAACCCTCGTTATTGGGAAAATCCATACTGGACAGTATATAAAAACTATCCTGAAGATACTCGTAATCGTTTAATTGCTAATGCTGTGGTTAATTACGAGTTTAACGACTGGTTATCAGCTATGGGACGTGCTACAATTGATCATTATGATTTTAATATTGAAACGAGAATAGCTAATGGTTCGTTTGCGCAATCAAGATATACTAAGTCTTTAAGATTAGGTACTGAGAAAAATTTTGACTTAATGCTTAATGCAGATAAAGATATTACTGATGATTTTAATATTAAAGGAATGATTGGTATTGGTAAAAGACAAAATAGTACTAAAGGTTTGAGCGGAGGAACTAGAAATGGATTAGTTATTGACGATATTTATTTCTTAAATAATACAGGTTCTTTAGAACGTACTTTAGGTGATTGGGAATCTTTAATAGAAACTCAAAGTGTGTATAGTACGCTTTCTTTAGGGTATAAAAAAATGTTATATCTGGAGTTTTCTGGGCGTAATGATTGGACATCATCTTTACCATCTAGTACTCGTTCATTTTTCTACCCTTCAGTTTCTACGAGTTTTATTTTCTCAGAATTGTTAAGTTCTAATGTGATTAGTTTTGGTAAATTAAGAGCTAACTGGGCACAAGTAGGTAGAGGTACTGGTTTTGCTAGATATACCAATACAATGGCTAATATAGGGAACTTTGGAAATGTTGTAAGGTATGGTACACGAGGAACTAGTGCTAATCCTAATTTAGTTGCAGAAAATTTAGAGTCTTATGAAATTGGTTTAGAAATGCAGTTATTCCAAAACAGAATAGGATTTGATGTATCTTACTATAACAAAAAATCTAAAAATTTAGTAGTAGACGGAACCGTTTCTTCTGCAACAGGTTTTTTTAGACAAACTGACAATATTGGAGAGTTAGAAAATGAAGGATTTGAAGTTGCTATTAATGCTACACCAGTAAAAACAGAGAACTTTACATGGAATACTGGAATTAATTGGGCAACTAATACAAGTCTTGTAAATGCTTTAGCACCAGGTATTGATTCACATACATTGAACTCAAACCATGTAGACGTGGTTTCTAGAGTAGGACAGCCTTACCCTATTTTAGTAGGTACAGATTTTGTAAGAGACGCAAATGGAAACAAAGTAGTAGATGCAGATGGTTACTATAAGCAAACTGAAGATAATGCGGTAATAGGAAATGTAAACCCTAAATGGAGAGCAGGTTTTAGTAATACTTTTACTTATAAAAACTTCTCATTAAGTACATTGATAGATACTAAAATTGGAGGAGATGTATTTTCTCTAACGCATCGTTGGGGTAGACATACAGGTATTTTAGCTGAAACAGTTGGTGTAAATGACTTAGGAAATGATATCCGTTTACCAATTGCAGATGGAGGTGGAATCATTGTTGATGGAGTTAAAGAAGATGGTACTCCTAATGATATAAGAGTAGAAACTAAGGATGCTTTTAACGATTCTCATAACCCTGAAGCAGCTTCTGTATTTGATGCTTCATATGTGAAATTAAGAGAAGTTGCATTATCTTATAATTTCCCAACCCAATTAACTGATAAATTAAATATCTCTACATTGAGTATATCTCTTATCGGTAGAAATTTAGCGATTTTACATAGAAATGTAGATCATATAGATCCAGAATCAACTTATAGTGTTGGTAATGTTCAAGGTTTAGATATAGGTACTTTACCTACCACTAGATCGTATGGAGTTAATGTTAAATTAGGATTTTAA
- a CDS encoding LytTR family DNA-binding domain-containing protein, which translates to MNDKITCIIVDDEPMAREILTTFIGKIPNLLLLQSCSNAMEALTVLNDTAIDLLFLDINMPEVSGLSLAKSLQKKTKIIFTTAYRDYAVDGFDLNVVDYLLKPIAFDRFLQAVNKFYEISNTKETSVEVEGQLSKPDFIFVRSERKMQKVNFKDIVYVESLSDYVKIHTQQKTIVIRETISNIENKLPNNSFLRIHRSYIVSLQFISFYTNEFVEVNNKSLPISRGYKEDIISKLSHFS; encoded by the coding sequence ATGAATGATAAGATAACTTGTATTATAGTTGATGACGAACCTATGGCAAGGGAGATATTAACTACCTTTATAGGTAAAATCCCTAATCTTTTATTGCTGCAAAGTTGTTCAAATGCTATGGAGGCACTAACTGTTTTAAATGATACTGCAATTGATTTACTTTTTTTAGATATAAATATGCCTGAGGTTTCAGGGTTGTCGCTAGCAAAATCTTTACAAAAGAAAACAAAAATTATTTTTACTACTGCCTATAGAGATTATGCTGTTGATGGATTTGATTTAAATGTGGTGGATTATTTATTAAAACCAATTGCTTTTGACCGTTTTTTGCAAGCTGTAAATAAATTCTACGAAATATCTAATACAAAAGAAACTAGCGTAGAAGTAGAAGGACAACTAAGTAAACCTGACTTTATATTTGTTAGATCAGAAAGGAAAATGCAAAAAGTTAACTTTAAAGATATTGTATATGTAGAAAGTTTAAGTGATTATGTTAAAATACATACACAACAAAAAACAATTGTAATAAGAGAAACAATATCTAATATAGAAAATAAACTACCAAATAATAGTTTTTTAAGAATTCATAGGTCATATATTGTCAGTTTACAGTTTATAAGTTTCTACACGAATGAGTTTGTAGAAGTTAATAATAAATCATTGCCAATAAGTAGAGGGTATAAAGAAGATATAATTTCAAAACTAAGTCATTTTAGTTGA
- a CDS encoding sensor histidine kinase produces MIKLLSLLKIITETAIHMFFWVGVYFFYTYFLGYGSSNTSYVNRFSIYLMPITIVISYFFYFFLIPKYLLGKKHGLFVLYTVYTFIISFSLIVFSILYGLVFSNHLIDGAPPLTKGLIFVILGVYFIVFIVIMLGLIRNHYKSALNNEDIKNKFLETQLRLKEQELKFLKMQIHPHFLFNTLNTLYGFALKKADEAPDMILKLSNLLDYILYQVEKPLVLLSAEIEHIEDYMALEKMRFQNNLEVSFKKEGVNKEVQIAPMMLLPFVENAFKHGVQLNGILKVGIYLIMEEGKIKFKISNSYKKELVKSKGIGLENIRKRLEMLYEKDFKLIIRRNEDVFDVQLEIPIKNE; encoded by the coding sequence ATGATAAAATTACTCTCGTTACTAAAAATCATAACAGAAACTGCTATTCATATGTTTTTTTGGGTAGGAGTTTATTTCTTTTACACTTATTTCTTAGGATACGGAAGCAGTAATACGAGTTACGTTAATAGGTTTTCAATATACTTGATGCCAATAACAATTGTAATCAGTTACTTTTTTTATTTCTTTTTAATCCCAAAATATTTGTTGGGAAAGAAACATGGGTTGTTTGTATTGTATACAGTGTATACATTTATAATTTCTTTTTCGTTAATCGTGTTTTCCATTTTATATGGACTAGTTTTTTCAAATCATTTAATAGATGGAGCACCGCCTTTGACTAAAGGGTTGATTTTTGTGATCTTAGGTGTTTATTTTATAGTTTTTATTGTAATTATGTTAGGTTTGATAAGAAACCACTATAAATCAGCATTAAATAATGAAGATATAAAGAATAAGTTTTTAGAAACTCAGCTAAGGTTAAAAGAGCAAGAGTTGAAGTTTTTAAAAATGCAAATTCATCCTCATTTTTTATTTAATACATTAAATACATTGTATGGTTTTGCTTTAAAAAAAGCAGATGAAGCTCCAGACATGATTTTAAAATTATCTAATTTGTTAGACTATATTTTATATCAAGTAGAAAAGCCTTTAGTTTTGTTGTCAGCAGAAATTGAACATATAGAAGATTATATGGCATTGGAAAAAATGCGATTTCAAAATAATTTAGAAGTAAGCTTTAAAAAGGAAGGAGTGAACAAGGAGGTGCAAATTGCTCCAATGATGTTGTTGCCCTTTGTAGAAAATGCATTTAAACATGGAGTACAATTAAATGGAATTTTAAAAGTAGGTATTTATTTAATAATGGAAGAAGGAAAAATAAAGTTTAAAATTTCTAATTCTTATAAAAAAGAATTGGTTAAGAGCAAAGGAATAGGTTTAGAAAATATAAGAAAGCGATTAGAAATGCTTTATGAAAAAGACTTTAAGCTAATAATAAGGAGAAATGAAGATGTTTTTGATGTACAACTTGAAATTCCAATAAAAAATGAATGA
- a CDS encoding MotA/TolQ/ExbB proton channel family protein encodes MKLLFSNLLNDGGPIFMYPTLLMLFLCLFFIIKTFISGDTNDTNKKLIHHISLFSLVWGFLGMMLGLIGAFDAMSMANDISTGVLAGGLKIALLSPSFGMVVFLIARLGLVGLTFKK; translated from the coding sequence ATGAAATTATTATTCTCAAACTTATTAAATGATGGCGGTCCTATTTTTATGTATCCTACCTTACTAATGCTTTTTTTATGTCTCTTTTTTATTATTAAAACATTCATTAGCGGAGATACTAATGATACAAATAAAAAATTGATTCACCATATAAGCTTGTTTTCTTTAGTTTGGGGCTTTTTAGGAATGATGCTAGGATTAATAGGGGCTTTTGACGCAATGTCTATGGCTAATGATATTTCTACTGGAGTATTAGCTGGAGGATTAAAAATAGCTTTATTATCACCTTCTTTTGGTATGGTTGTATTTTTAATTGCTCGATTAGGATTGGTTGGGTTAACCTTTAAAAAGTAA